The following are encoded in a window of Saccharothrix longispora genomic DNA:
- a CDS encoding DUF4082 domain-containing protein yields MSRLPRLLATAAVAALVLSGSAQAYDDPAPDRVPAHHAAPADAPGTAPAAPTPESPLGPPGPRTVSCAEGCEFVTRPAPEVAAEDVRPTEVGVRTVFDRPGHVLGASLLRGPHRGPITLRLWRDGALLAERAWTHPGRMAEIFFATPVPVEAGREYVISYYTPYGGYLTSPGYYTAPVTYGPFTAPVGAGVLHHGEGGGFPTENHGDSTYWINPEFRG; encoded by the coding sequence ATGTCCCGCTTACCCAGGCTGCTCGCGACCGCCGCCGTCGCGGCCCTGGTCCTGTCCGGCTCCGCCCAGGCGTACGACGACCCCGCACCGGACCGCGTCCCCGCCCACCACGCCGCACCCGCCGACGCGCCCGGCACCGCGCCCGCCGCCCCGACGCCCGAATCGCCGCTCGGCCCGCCCGGTCCGCGGACCGTCTCCTGCGCGGAGGGCTGCGAGTTCGTCACCAGACCCGCCCCGGAGGTCGCCGCCGAGGACGTGCGGCCCACCGAGGTCGGGGTGAGGACCGTCTTCGACCGGCCCGGCCACGTCCTCGGGGCCTCCCTGCTGCGCGGCCCCCACCGGGGCCCGATCACGCTGCGCCTGTGGCGGGACGGCGCCCTGCTGGCCGAACGCGCCTGGACCCACCCCGGTCGCATGGCGGAGATCTTCTTCGCCACCCCGGTGCCGGTCGAGGCCGGCCGCGAGTACGTCATCTCCTACTACACCCCGTACGGCGGCTACCTGACCTCGCCGGGTTACTACACCGCCCCGGTGACGTACGGCCCGTTCACCGCCCCGGTGGGCGCGGGCGTGCTGCACCACGGCGAGGGCGGCGGGTTTCCCACCGAGAACCACGGTGACAGCACCTACTGGATCAACCCGGAGTTCCGCGGCTGA
- a CDS encoding DUF4082 domain-containing protein, with amino-acid sequence MPLPGRAHRAAGRPLRRLLVLAVAALAPALSVVPAASAEDTRVPRPLTSTVDGSGTGGPSAQAALLSTEPAAGAGSVGLTPTVTATFDRTVADPDVRFTLTGPAGAVEGTATPASGLTARFTPAAPLDPGTTYTASVHADGTAATWQFTTGSPRAADCPCSIWDDFAVPGRPSTDDRDAVELGAKVYFTGRGEVLGVRFYKGLGNTGTHTGSFWSATGQRLATGTFTDETTTGWQTLVFATPVVVEPNRPYVVSYFAPHGHYAIDGTFFGNYGRTVGHDQVWAVPDTTATPNGLFRYGGGMPDSGFHASNYWVDVLYRHGADGDYSRPVLDARTPAPDATDVPLDGVLTLDFDEAIDPASPRIVLTDEGGAELHGTAAVSADGRTVTWTPDGPLTPGARHTASALVADVRGNALARAETWSFTTAPTADCPCSLFSTATVPAFPASADQGPLELGVRFGSAAAGAVTGVRFYKGEANTGTHTGSLWSADGALLATGTFTDETVTGWQELTFATPVPIEANRVYVASYTTPSGHHAVDHGYFDRRPRVLSAPLWTAAGPYANGRFRQGAGFPTNYYGGNNYWVDVVFTTS; translated from the coding sequence ATGCCGTTACCAGGCAGAGCCCACCGCGCCGCCGGCAGGCCGCTGAGACGACTGCTCGTGCTCGCCGTCGCCGCCCTCGCGCCGGCGCTGTCCGTCGTCCCGGCCGCGTCCGCCGAGGACACCCGCGTGCCGCGCCCCTTGACGTCCACAGTGGACGGATCGGGCACGGGTGGGCCGTCCGCGCAGGCCGCTCTGCTGAGCACGGAACCGGCCGCCGGCGCGGGCAGCGTGGGGTTGACCCCGACCGTGACCGCCACCTTCGACCGCACCGTCGCCGACCCGGACGTCCGCTTCACGCTCACCGGCCCGGCCGGCGCGGTCGAGGGCACGGCGACCCCCGCGAGCGGCCTGACCGCGCGGTTCACCCCCGCCGCGCCCCTCGACCCGGGCACCACCTACACCGCCTCCGTGCACGCCGACGGCACCGCGGCGACCTGGCAGTTCACCACCGGCAGCCCGCGCGCCGCCGACTGCCCGTGCTCCATCTGGGACGACTTCGCGGTCCCGGGCCGCCCGAGCACCGACGACCGCGACGCCGTGGAGCTGGGCGCGAAGGTCTACTTCACCGGCCGGGGCGAGGTGCTCGGCGTGCGGTTCTACAAGGGGCTGGGCAACACCGGCACGCACACCGGCTCGTTCTGGTCGGCCACCGGTCAGCGCCTCGCGACCGGCACGTTCACGGACGAGACGACCACCGGCTGGCAGACCCTGGTCTTCGCCACGCCCGTCGTCGTGGAGCCGAACCGGCCCTACGTCGTCTCCTACTTCGCGCCGCACGGCCACTACGCGATCGACGGGACGTTCTTCGGCAACTACGGCCGGACCGTCGGCCACGACCAGGTCTGGGCCGTCCCCGACACCACCGCCACGCCCAACGGCCTGTTCCGCTACGGCGGCGGCATGCCCGACAGCGGCTTCCACGCGTCGAACTACTGGGTCGACGTCCTCTATCGCCACGGCGCCGACGGCGACTACAGCCGCCCCGTGCTCGACGCGCGCACCCCCGCCCCGGACGCGACCGACGTGCCCCTGGACGGCGTGCTCACCCTCGACTTCGACGAGGCGATCGACCCCGCGTCGCCGAGGATCGTCCTGACGGACGAGGGCGGGGCCGAGCTGCACGGCACCGCCGCGGTGTCCGCCGACGGCAGGACGGTCACCTGGACGCCGGACGGCCCGCTCACGCCCGGCGCCCGCCACACCGCCTCCGCCCTGGTCGCCGACGTGCGCGGCAACGCCCTCGCCCGCGCCGAGACCTGGTCGTTCACCACCGCGCCCACCGCCGACTGCCCGTGCTCGCTGTTCAGCACCGCGACGGTCCCCGCGTTCCCGGCGAGCGCCGACCAGGGGCCGCTGGAGCTGGGCGTCCGCTTCGGCTCCGCCGCGGCCGGCGCGGTCACCGGCGTGCGGTTCTACAAGGGCGAGGCCAACACCGGCACGCACACCGGCTCGCTGTGGTCGGCGGACGGCGCCCTGCTCGCCACCGGCACGTTCACCGACGAGACCGTCACCGGCTGGCAGGAGCTGACCTTCGCGACCCCGGTGCCGATCGAGGCCAACCGGGTCTACGTGGCCTCCTACACCACCCCGAGCGGCCACCACGCCGTGGACCACGGCTACTTCGACCGCCGCCCCCGCGTCCTCTCCGCGCCGCTGTGGACCGCCGCCGGCCCGTACGCCAACGGCAGGTTCCGGCAGGGCGCTGGTTTCCCGACCAACTACTACGGCGGCAACAACTACTGGGTGGACGTCGTCTTCACCACCTCCTGA
- a CDS encoding dihydrofolate reductase family protein — protein MAKLVYSMITSLDGYAEAAEGGLGTGAEDPEVHTFINDLFRPLGTYLYGRRMYETMVYWETAHAEPDQPPHILQYARDWQAAEKVVYSTTLESVSSAKTRIERTFDPDAVRRLKAEAEADLSVDGPTLAAQAIAAGLVDEYHLFITTSVVGGGKRFFPDGVRLDLDLVEERAFDSGLVYARYRTR, from the coding sequence GTGGCGAAGCTCGTCTACTCGATGATCACCTCGCTCGACGGCTACGCCGAGGCGGCGGAGGGCGGCCTCGGCACCGGCGCCGAGGACCCGGAGGTGCACACCTTCATCAACGACCTCTTCCGGCCCCTCGGCACGTACCTCTACGGCCGGCGGATGTACGAGACGATGGTCTACTGGGAGACCGCGCACGCCGAGCCCGACCAGCCGCCGCACATCCTCCAGTACGCCCGCGACTGGCAGGCCGCGGAGAAGGTCGTGTACTCCACGACGCTGGAGTCGGTGTCCAGTGCGAAGACCAGGATCGAGCGGACCTTCGACCCGGACGCGGTGCGCAGGCTCAAGGCCGAGGCGGAGGCCGACCTCAGCGTGGACGGCCCGACCCTCGCGGCCCAGGCGATCGCCGCCGGCCTGGTGGACGAGTACCACCTGTTCATCACCACGAGCGTGGTCGGCGGTGGCAAGCGGTTCTTCCCCGACGGCGTGCGCCTCGACCTCGACCTGGTCGAGGAGCGCGCCTTCGACAGCGGGCTGGTCTACGCGCGCTACCGGACCCGCTGA
- a CDS encoding endo-1,4-beta-xylanase: MRALLLAALVAASLVPVPAAASASPSLAEAAQRTGRYFGTAVTAGKLADPVYAGILDREFDVVTPENEMKLDATQPQQGRFVFTAADRIVDHALQRGKRVRGHTLLWHSGQPGWLNNLGGTALRAAMLDHVTQVVAHYRGRVHSWDVVNEAFADGTTGRRRDSNFQRTGDDWIEAAFRAARAADPGATLCYNDYNVENRAHAKTQAVLRMVRDFRARGVPIDCVGVQSHFAGGNPVPADFEATLRDFAALGVDVQLTELDVEGAGATQAQGFRRVAQACLAVPRCTGITVWGIRDTDSWRASGTPLLFDGAGDPKPAYHAVLHALHCGRTG; this comes from the coding sequence GTGCGCGCGCTCCTCCTCGCGGCCCTCGTCGCCGCCTCCCTCGTCCCCGTCCCGGCCGCCGCCTCCGCGAGCCCCAGCCTGGCCGAGGCGGCCCAGCGCACCGGGCGTTACTTCGGCACGGCGGTCACGGCGGGCAAGCTCGCCGATCCGGTGTACGCGGGCATCCTCGACCGCGAGTTCGACGTGGTCACCCCCGAGAACGAGATGAAGCTCGACGCCACCCAGCCCCAGCAGGGCCGGTTCGTCTTCACCGCCGCCGACCGGATCGTCGACCACGCCCTCCAGCGCGGCAAGCGGGTGCGCGGGCACACCCTGCTGTGGCACTCCGGCCAGCCGGGCTGGCTGAACAACCTGGGCGGCACGGCGCTGCGCGCGGCCATGCTCGACCACGTGACGCAGGTCGTGGCCCACTACCGGGGCAGGGTCCACTCGTGGGACGTGGTGAACGAGGCGTTCGCCGACGGCACGACCGGCCGCCGCCGCGACTCGAACTTCCAGCGCACCGGCGACGACTGGATCGAGGCCGCGTTCCGCGCCGCCCGCGCCGCCGACCCGGGCGCGACGCTCTGCTACAACGACTACAACGTCGAGAACCGGGCGCACGCCAAGACGCAGGCCGTCCTGCGCATGGTCCGGGACTTCAGGGCCCGGGGCGTGCCGATCGACTGCGTCGGCGTCCAGTCGCACTTCGCCGGCGGCAACCCGGTGCCGGCGGACTTCGAGGCCACGCTGCGCGACTTCGCCGCCCTCGGCGTGGACGTGCAGCTGACCGAGTTGGACGTGGAGGGCGCCGGCGCGACCCAGGCGCAGGGCTTCCGGCGGGTGGCGCAGGCGTGCCTGGCGGTGCCCCGGTGCACCGGCATCACGGTGTGGGGCATCCGCGACACCGACTCCTGGCGCGCGAGCGGCACCCCGCTGCTGTTCGACGGCGCGGGCGACCCGAAGCCCGCCTACCACGCCGTGCTCCACGCGCTCCACTGTGGACGGACGGGCTGA
- a CDS encoding uridine kinase family protein — protein sequence MRLHPGEVEAAGWRVEGLSGLVRRLLGAAPGVTGRPAVVAVDGRGGAGKSTLVERLRASVAASGVVRTDDVAWNHACFDWADLLVDNVLRPLRRGEAVEFRPPAWVGHHRPGAIRVPAGVDVVWVEGTGVIREDLAPWIDASIWVQGDLDEQERRLAARDGDSVAQRRHVAGWLAEELPFMLREQLWRKATVVVAGTTGLDHDPAGEVVTAPPVTP from the coding sequence ATGCGCCTGCACCCCGGTGAGGTCGAGGCCGCGGGTTGGCGGGTCGAAGGGCTGTCCGGACTCGTGCGGCGGCTGCTCGGTGCTGCGCCCGGCGTCACCGGGCGTCCCGCGGTCGTCGCGGTCGACGGGCGCGGCGGCGCGGGGAAGTCCACCCTCGTCGAGCGGTTGCGGGCGTCCGTCGCGGCGTCCGGGGTCGTGCGCACCGACGACGTCGCCTGGAACCACGCGTGCTTCGACTGGGCGGACCTGCTCGTCGACAACGTCCTGCGGCCCCTGCGCCGGGGCGAGGCGGTGGAGTTCCGACCGCCGGCCTGGGTGGGACACCACCGCCCGGGGGCGATCCGGGTCCCGGCCGGGGTGGACGTCGTGTGGGTCGAGGGCACCGGGGTCATCCGCGAGGACCTCGCCCCGTGGATCGACGCCTCGATCTGGGTGCAGGGCGACCTGGACGAGCAGGAACGGCGACTCGCGGCGCGCGACGGCGACTCCGTCGCCCAGCGGCGGCACGTCGCCGGGTGGTTGGCCGAGGAACTGCCGTTCATGCTCCGCGAACAGCTGTGGCGGAAGGCGACGGTCGTCGTCGCCGGCACGACCGGACTGGACCACGACCCCGCCGGCGAAGTCGTCACCGCCCCTCCGGTGACCCCCTGA